Below is a window of Desmonostoc muscorum LEGE 12446 DNA.
CGACATGCCCCTTCTTTTCCAATGGGTATTCCTCATGCTACGACTACTGACACAACTCTCAATGGTTACTTCATTCCGAAAAACACACCCGTCTCGATTAATCTGTATAGTTTGACCCGTGACGATCGCTATTGGGAAGAACCTGAAAAATTCAACCCTCGTAGATTCTTGACCGAAAGTGGAGAAATCAGAGAAGACCTCCTCGATAAATACTACCCATTTGGTCTTGGAAAACGCAGATGTCTTGGAGAGTATTTTGGAAGACTGGCAATATTCTCGTTTTTTGCCAATCTCATGCATAAGTGCAAATTTGAGAAGGTTGCAGATGAGAAGTTGACATTTGAAGGCTTACCAGGAGCAATTGTAACGCCGTCGCCGTACAAAGTTATAGTCAAGCCTCGATTTTAAACTTGTGTTGGCGATAGTGAAATTCAATTTTGTTCAACTTTTGTCTAGGCAACTTAGGAGATAATAATATGAAATTAGGATTACAGCCTGAGACACAATTCAATAAGATTCCAGGGCCACCTGTATTACCTATTATCGGAAGTTTGCCTTTCATCGACAAACACCAACATCTGGCATTCACTAAGCTAGCAAAAGAATACGGTAGTATTTTCCAAATACGTATTTTTTTCAAAAACATAGTTGTACTTAATGGGCTTGAGACTATTAGACAAGCTTTACTAAAGCAATCAGAGAATTTTGCTGGTAGACCAGAATTAAGTACCATTAAAAAGGTAATCAATGGTAAAAGTATTGGAGGTAGAGATTACGGTTTGATATGGAAAAGACACCGTGAAATTGCCGTTAACGCTCTGCACATGTTCCTCGAACGCAAAACAAACTCTATTGAACAGCAAATTATAGAAGACGCTGTTGAACTCAGTAATATCTTTCTGAGTTATGGAGGTCAACCTTTTGAACCTGATATGGATATCGGTCTGTCTATTACAAATATCATGTCCAAAATTTTGTTTGGAGAAAAACATCGCCGCGATAATCAGGATTTAGCAGATCTTGTCAAACTTACTCAAGTTGCAAGCCGCAATGGTGTAGGTTCCATGCGATTTGATTTTATGCCAAAACCCCCAGAAATTATTTTCCAAACCTTCCAGAAATCCATAGATGATATCTTGGAAAGCATAGTTTTGAATAAATTAAAGGAGTATCAGGAATCATATAACCCCAACAATTTACGGGGTATGGTCGATGCTTTAATAAAAGGTGCTAGAGAGTTAGACGAATCAGAAAGACAAACATTGGGTCTCACCGAAGATCTGATTGTGGAAGCCACAGCACAGGAAATGATGGGTTCCGGAACACAGCCAGTTTCTCCTATTTTGGGCTGGGCAATCCTTTATATGATTGCTTATCCCGATGTTCAGGCTGAAGTCCAACGAGAACTGGATAAAGTTATAGGTAAAGAAAAACAAGTGTGT
It encodes the following:
- a CDS encoding cytochrome P450 translates to MKLGLQPETQFNKIPGPPVLPIIGSLPFIDKHQHLAFTKLAKEYGSIFQIRIFFKNIVVLNGLETIRQALLKQSENFAGRPELSTIKKVINGKSIGGRDYGLIWKRHREIAVNALHMFLERKTNSIEQQIIEDAVELSNIFLSYGGQPFEPDMDIGLSITNIMSKILFGEKHRRDNQDLADLVKLTQVASRNGVGSMRFDFMPKPPEIIFQTFQKSIDDILESIVLNKLKEYQESYNPNNLRGMVDALIKGARELDESERQTLGLTEDLIVEATAQEMMGSGTQPVSPILGWAILYMIAYPDVQAEVQRELDKVIGKEKQVCFEDQTRLPFTQACIHEILRHAPYFPTAIPHSTTADTTINGYFIPKNTPVYINLYSLTRDDRYWQEPETFNPHRFLSDNREIREDLLDKYYPFGLGKRRCFGEYLGRLEVFLFFSNLMHRCKFEKVAGERLSFACQTGAVTMPKESYKVIVKPRFN